Proteins from one Malania oleifera isolate guangnan ecotype guangnan chromosome 4, ASM2987363v1, whole genome shotgun sequence genomic window:
- the LOC131152751 gene encoding protein SUPPRESSOR OF K(+) TRANSPORT GROWTH DEFECT 1-like: MSCNYKEHAVVYVKRAIKEDAAGNYGKALPLYVKALENFRIHLRCEKNPKIKKAITLKFMDYLRRAEEIRAVLNDKGHRPASNRNPTVATRTKFVAKTKDGEKREGKEYPKETKDKAELNSVIIKEKPNVNWSDVAGLESVKQVLQEAVILPVMFPQFFTGKRRPWSAFLLYGPPGTGKSYLAKAVATESDSTFFSVSSSDLVSKWMGESEKLISSLFQMARENAPSIIFIDEIDSLCGQRGEGNESEASRRIKTELLVQMQGVGNNDQKVLVLAATNTPYALDQAIRRRFDKRIYIPLPDMKARQHMFKVHLGDTPHNLTDGDFEDLACKTKGFSGSDVSVCVNEVLFEPVRKTKDAMFFMKDSNGMWVPCGPNQRGAIQITMQELDAQGLASKVLPPPVARTDFDKVLARQKPTVSKADLEIHEKFTKEFGEKAGCSSELPDQEVHQISSEVFGKKAGCFSELAYLEIHEGFTKEFGETSDCFSESADLEGLERFTNELGKTDYCNLESEPEVCERFKKEFSERAGCLSESEHTNDYGKTRLILNAGIAICILISSIPFFLR, from the exons ATGTCTTGCAATTATAAGGAGCATGCTGTAGTGTACGTGAAGCGGGCAATTAAGGAAGATGCTGCGGGCAATTACGGTAAGGCTTTGCCACTGTATGTGAAAGCATTAGAGAACTTCAGAATCCATTTGAGGTGTGAGAAGAATCCAAAGATTAAGAAGGCAATTACTCTTAAATTTATGGACTACTTGAGGAGGGCTGAGGAAATCCGGGCTGTTCTTAATGATAAAGGGCATAGGCCTGCCTCAAACAGGAATCCCACTGTTGCCACAAGGACAAAGTTCGTAGCCAAGACGAAGGATGGAGAAAAAAGGGAAGGCAAAGAGTATCCGAAGGAAACTAAGGACAAGGCTGAGCTTAATTCTGTAATTATTAAGGAAAAGCCAAATGTGAACTGGAGTGATGTTGCTGGGCTTGAGAGTGTCAAGCAAGTTCTTCAGGAGGCTGTTATCTTGCCTGTCATGTTCCCACAATTTTTTACAG GGAAGAGGCGGCCATGGAGTGCTTTTTTATTATATGGTCCACCTGGAACTGGAAAGTCATACTTAGCCAAGGCTGTAGCTACAGAATCAGACTCTACCTTCTTCAG TGTTTCTTCATCAGACCTCGTTTCAAAATGGATGGGTGAAAGTGAAAAGCTAATTTCCAGTCTTTTTCAAATGGCTCGTGAAAATGCCCCTTCCATCATTTTTATTGATGAGATAGATTCTTTATGTGGCCAACGAGGTGAAGGCAATGAGAGTGAAGCATCCCGACGAATCAAAACAGAACTTCTTGTACAAATGCAG GGTGTTGGGAACAATGATCAGAAAGTTCTTGTTCTTGCGGCAACAAATACTCCCTATGCCTTAGATCAG GCTATCAGACGGCGATTTGACAAGAGAATCTACATTCCTCTCCCAGATATGAAGGCAAGGCAGCACATGTTCAAG GTACATCTTGGAGATACTCCTCACAACTTGACTGATGGTGATTTTGAAGACTTAGCCTGCAAAACAAAAGGGTTCTCAGGATCAGATGTATCTGTTTGT GTAAATGAAGTGCTATTTGAGCCTGTTCGTAAAACCAAAGATGCTATGTTTTTCATGAAGGATTCTAATGGAATGTGGGTTCCATGTGGACCTAATCAAAGAGGAGCTATTCAGATTACCATGCAGGAGCTTGATGCGCAAGGTCTCGCTTCAAAG GTCCTCCCACCGCCCGTGGCAAGAACTGATTTTGATAAGGTGCTTGCCAGACAGAAGCCAACTGTAAGCAAAGCAGACCTGGAGATTCATGAGAAATTCACCAAAGAGTTTGGGGAGAAGGCGGGCTGCTCCTCTGAATTGCCTGACCAGGAGGTTCATCAGATATCCAGCGAGGTGTTTGGGAAGAAGGCTGGCTGCTTTTCTGAATTGGCTTACTTGGAGATTCATGAGGGATTCACGAAGGAGTTTGGTGAGACATCTGATTGTTTTTCTGAATCGGCTGACCTGGAGGGTCTCGAGAGATTCACAAATGAGTTGGGTAAGACAGATTACTGCAATTTAGAATCAGAACCCGAGGTTTGCGAGAGATTCAAAAAGGAATTCAGTGAGAGGGCTGGCTGCTTGTCAGAATCAGAACATACAAATGATTATGGGAAAACAAGATTAATTTTGAATGCAGGGATTGCTATTTGTATTCTTATATCATCCATACCATTTTTCCTTCGATAA